Proteins encoded in a region of the Solanum dulcamara chromosome 9, daSolDulc1.2, whole genome shotgun sequence genome:
- the LOC129903657 gene encoding uncharacterized protein LOC129903657, with product MDSAIHNPNNKIWLFWNQDVDCSILDEDEQQVQTTVLLYLNARRLEGDQNIATTACDYFEKIFTGKEEVINEDILRCIPNTITDQQNQSLNAMPTKVELKEAIFSLSDVSIAGTDGINGKFFHTCWDIISEDLLNLVKFFFCGHSLPKFISHACLVLLPKVDHLNKLSDFRLISLSNFTNKVISKVLCLILAPILPQLISENQSGFVQEEISLKISCWHKKSFTASKDLRLVIMLLSN from the exons ATGGACAGTGCTATTCATAATCCCAATAAtaagatttggttgttttggaacCAGGATGTGGATTGCTCCATTTTAGATGAAGATGAACAGCAG GTTCAGACCACTGTCCTCTTGTACTTGAATGCAAGGAGACTCGAA GGTGATCAGAATATAGCTACTACAGCATGTGActactttgagaagatctttactGGTAAGGAAGAggtcatcaatgaagatattCTCAGGTGCATTCCCAACACCATCACAGATCAGCAAAATCAGTCCCTTAATGCTATGCCTACTAAAGTGGAGCTGAAAGAAGCTATATTTTCTCTTAGTGATGTATCGATTGCAGGTACAGATGGAattaatggcaagttcttccatacttgctgggatatcattAGTGAAGACTTATTAAACTTGGTGAAATTCTTTTTCTGTGGTCATTCTCttcccaagttcatctcacatgcATGTTTGGTTCTACTTCCAAAAGTAGACCATCTTAATAAGCTTTCAGACTTCAGGCTCATATCTCTTAGTAATTTTACTAATAAAGTCATTTCTAAGGTTCTATGCCTCATATTAGCTCCCATTCTTCCTCAGCtaatctctgaaaatcagtcaGGATTTGTCCAGGAAGAAATATCTCTGAAAATATCATGTTGGCATAAGAAATCATTCACAGCATCAAAAGATCTAAGATTGGTGATAATGTTGTTATCAAACTAG